In the Paenibacillus thermoaerophilus genome, one interval contains:
- a CDS encoding RNA polymerase sigma factor: MEEKRGRKNIFGEAQGCGGECASIHSGREGASIASNDQAWIEAVRNGDAEAYRPFVQAYGDYIYKTVYGVLRSVPDAEDVTQDVLLQVYRSLPDCRMEGLKTWLARIAVNKAIDYKRRRARRPEELTDLPDRLEAGAADAVERTDETVVREERRKLVRERVAELPGHYREVVAAYYMEEKSYEEIAKDTGLERKSVESRLYRARNWMKRHWRKEDFE; encoded by the coding sequence ATGGAAGAGAAACGAGGGAGAAAAAATATTTTCGGCGAAGCGCAGGGGTGCGGGGGAGAATGCGCGTCTATACATTCGGGAAGGGAGGGAGCGAGTATCGCAAGCAACGATCAGGCCTGGATCGAGGCCGTGCGGAACGGGGATGCGGAAGCGTACCGTCCGTTCGTGCAGGCTTACGGAGACTATATATATAAAACCGTATACGGCGTCCTGCGCTCGGTGCCGGATGCCGAGGACGTGACGCAGGACGTGCTCTTGCAAGTGTACCGTTCCCTCCCGGACTGCCGAATGGAAGGACTGAAGACGTGGCTCGCGCGGATCGCAGTCAACAAGGCGATCGATTACAAGCGGCGCCGGGCCCGGAGGCCCGAAGAACTGACGGATCTTCCCGACCGGCTGGAAGCCGGGGCCGCGGACGCTGTCGAGCGGACGGACGAGACGGTCGTGCGGGAGGAGCGGCGAAAGCTTGTGCGGGAGCGGGTCGCCGAACTGCCCGGCCATTACCGCGAGGTGGTGGCGGCTTACTATATGGAAGAAAAGTCGTACGAGGAAATCGCGAAGGATACCGGCCTGGAACGAAAAAGCGTGGAGTCCCGGCTGTACCGGGCCAGAAACTGGATGAAACGACATTGGCGGAAGGAGGACTTTGAATGA